A single window of Nicotiana tomentosiformis chromosome 1, ASM39032v3, whole genome shotgun sequence DNA harbors:
- the LOC138896945 gene encoding uncharacterized protein translates to MKEKSSSQEKKIAELEARLASKLEKAKSKAEKAKAEANAIVAVYRADAEVAQVQAREASKTAQTRAYWIAELAKCQSRRETLEEIRARDFDLTEEIIKAKELEADIGALASDDDDDDDESKSGSESGEELDGEETAPGENQEP, encoded by the coding sequence ATGAAAGAGAAGAGCTCATCTCAGGAAAAGAAAATAGCGGAGCTCGAAGCTCGATTGGCTTCCAAACTTGAAAAGGCCAAATCTAAAGCTGAAAAGGCTAAAGCCGAGGCAAACgcgatcgtggccgtctaccgAGCCGATGCTGAAGTCGCTCAAGTACAAGCGAGAGAGGCATCaaagaccgctcaaactcgagcatattggattgctgaactcgccaaatgccaatctcggagggaaaccctcgaggagatccgtGCTCGAGATTTTgatcttaccgaagagataataaaggctaaagagcttgaagccgatATTGGAGccctggcttccgatgatgatgatgatgatgacgagagcaagagtgggtctgagagcggggaggagctcGATGGAGAAGAAACTGCCCCCGGAGAAAATCAGGAACCTTAG
- the LOC104119902 gene encoding serine/threonine-protein kinase BSK2-like, giving the protein MGCLQSKFKTANVQSPDKEPSQPDSKTDLANGDQVDQDQVPAFKEFSLAELRAATNGFSSELIVSESGEKAPNVVYRGKLRSNRIVAIKRFSRQSWPDAQQFVAEAAGVGKVRHKRLVNLIGCCAEGDERLLIAEYMPNDTLSKHLFHWEKQPLPWEMRVRVAYYIAQALDHCNDENRKIYHDLNAYRVLFDEEGDPRLSSFGLMKNSRDGKSYSTNLAYTPPEFLRTGRVIAESVMYSYGTVLLDLLSGKHIPPSHALDLIRGKNVLLLMDSSLEGQYADEDATALVELASKCLQYEARDRPDIKFILNAVEPLQKQKEVASHVLMGLTKTPVVLPTMLSPLGKACARMDLTAVHDILLKTGYKDEEGAENELSFQEWTQQVQDMLNTKKFGDIAFRDKDFKSAVDYYSKLVSMMSVPSGTVFVRRALSYMMIGQPELALRDAMQAQVCLPEWPTAFYMQALALSKLGMETDAQDMLNDGASFEAKKLNSWRN; this is encoded by the exons ATGGGCTGTTTACAGTCCAAATTCAAAACTGCAAATGTTCAGTCCCCAGATAAAGAACCTTCTCAGCCTGACTCTAAAACAGATCTAG CTAATGGGGATCAAGTAGACCAAGATCAAGTGCCTGCATTCAAGGAATTTAGTCTTGCCGAACTCCGAGCAGCAACGAATGGCTTTAGCAGTGAATTAATAGTTTCTGAAAGTGGCGAGAAAGCTCCCAACGTTGTCTACAGAGGGAAGCTTCGGAGCAACAGGATAGTTGCCATCAAACGCTTCTCCAGGCAGTCATGGCCTGACGCTCAACAGTTTGTG GCAGAGGCAGCTGGAGTTGGCAAGGTTCGGCATAAGAGATTAGTGAATCTAATTGGATGTTGTGCTGAGGGAGATGAGCGCCTATTGATTGCAGAATACATGCCTAATGATACTCTCTCAAAGCATCTCTTCCACT GGGAGAAACAACCTTTGCCTTGGGAGATGCGAGTAAGAGTtgcatactatattgcacaggcttTGGATCATTGCAATGATGAAAACAGAAAGATATATCATGATTTGAATGCTTACAGAGTTCTTTTTGATGAG GAAGGTGACCCTCGATTATCTAGTTTCGGTCTTATGAAAAACAGCAGAGATGGAAAGAGCTATAGCACCAATCTTGCTTATACGCCTCCTGAGTTTTTGCGCACAG GCCGGGTAATCGCAGAAAGTGTGATGTACAGCTATGGGACTGTTCTGCTGGACCTGTTAAGTGGAAAGCATATTCCTCCAAGCCAT GCACTAGACTTAATTAGGGGTAAAAATGTGTTGTTATTAATGGATTCATCCTTGGAAGGACAATATGCCGATGAAGACGCAACAGCATTGGTTGAACTTGCCTCAAAATGTCTCCAGTACGAGGCTAGGGATCGACCTGATATCAAGTTCATTCTTAATGCAGTGGAGCCCCTTCAGAAGCAGAAGGAG GTCGCGTCACATGTTCTGATGGGTCTAACAAAAACTCCCGTGGTGCTTCCAACCATGCTCTCTCCTCTTGGAAAGGCTTGTGCGAGGATGGACCTCACTGCTGTTCATGATATCTTGCTTAAAACAGGTTATAAAGATGAGGAGGGTGCTGAAAATGAG CTCTCATTCCAAGAATGGACACAACAAGTTCAAGATATGTTAAATACCAAAAAATTTGGGGATATAGCTTTCCGCGACAAGGACTTCAAGAGTGCAGTTGACTATTATTCTAAG TTAGTATCAATGATGTCTGTTCCTTCCGGCACTGTTTTCGTGAGGCGGGCCCTTTCCTACATGATGATCGGCCAACCAGAACTCGCACTAAGGGACGCTATGCAAGCGCAAGTTTGCTTGCCCGAGTGGCCTACTGCATTCTATATGCAGGCTCTTGCCCTATCCAAACTTGGCATGGAAACTGATGCACAAGACATGCTCAATGATGGAGCCTCCTTTGAAGCAAAGAAGCTAAACAGTTGGCGCAACTGA